The Aureibacter tunicatorum genome segment GTCCATATGTGAAATCGGAAGAGGTAAAGTCTCCATTATATCTGTCGACAGTGAATTGTATGGAAAGTTCGGACTCGCTTTCAGCGTAAAGCTCTTTCAAGTATCTGGAGTTTGTGCCTTCTATATCCCATTTGATATTTTTTATCACTGATTGATAAATGGCCGCCGCGGCAGCATCGAGCTTTAAATCCGTGGATCTATTGAACCATATATTGGTAAAAGGCGCAACTTCATAATCGCCCATCATATAGTCTGTGCCGTTTTCATTTATCCTGATAACAAGTCCCCAAAGTTCGGAGACCATTTGTTGCTGAGGGTCCAAGTCGACAATTTTTCCTGCCACCTTGCTGTTAATGTCAGAGACATTCATGCCTATGATTGGATCTTCCTCTGAATTCGTGGTCGAACTGCCATCTTTGTAATATACTTTTTTGACTGTGCAATTTGATAGTTTGAAGTTGCCTGTTCCATCAGGATTCCACCAGCCGTTTGCATCTTCGTCAGTTTGATAGTCTTGATAATTAGGCTGAAAGGTTGCGTTGTTGTAATGCGTTACATCATTGTTGACGGTGGAAGGGTCTGCTTGAAACCTTCCCGAAAAAGTAAGCCTTGGCGTATTTAAGTATGACATCGCAGTGGTGTTTAAAAATGTGAAATGATAGGCTTTGCCTAAACAATATGTGTTAGATTTTTGAAAAAAAATATTACAAGCTATTACAGCAAAGAGAAGAGGGACTGTTTGGTTTTTTTTGAATCAGCTTATTTTCATGAATAAATTTAGTTTTAATTGATTAAAAAATGATTAAATATTTGTATTAGTTAATTTTATATGTTTTTGTTATTTATTTTTTGTAAATTAATGATTTGATTAAAGTGTAAATGTTAACAGGTTGAAAAGATGAAGAGAGTAGTGGTGTTTTTACTGAGTGGGCTTTGTCTTGCAGGATGTGGCAATGATCAGTGGAAGGAGAAATACCAAAGGTCGAAGGCTAATATGGATCGTTTGCAAGAGTCATTTGAAACGCTTAAGATTGAGAAAAGTAAATTGGAAAGCGAGCTTCATGAAGTCAATTTTAAAATTGCTCAACAACATGAAAATACAAATTATTCTAATGAGAATTTTCTATCTTTCATCATTCGATTTTCTGAAGACAAAGATTTTCAAAAGCAAAGAATCAAGTTTCCAATTAAGATTACCGAATCATATTTAGGGATGAATGATACAATTTATTCCGTTGGTGTTGAACAATGGAATTCTGATAAATATAAATTTCACCCTGAGGGATTTAATATCTATGATAATGAAGAGCTAAGCTTGAAAAATACAAACTTCAGAGTTCTACGTTGGCATGGAATTGAGTCTTGCGGGGATTTATGTTTTTATTTTAAAGGCTTTGAAGGAAAATGGCACCTGTATAAAGTAATCGATAGGGGTTGATTTTTTTAAATAAATTATAATTAATATGGCTAAACCGATTGATCACTGTGTTGTTTGTGAACTTTCCCAAAAGGATAAACAATTTGGTAGATCTTGTCAATTGACCAATGACAAACCTAAATTTATCCAGCATTGTGATAAAATAAATTTTGGGAAGAATGCTTTTCGTCAAATTGAGGAAGTAATATTCAAGGAAAAAATGATGAAAAATAAGAAGTTTTTAACAATTCTTAATTGCATTATTTTCTTTACTCTTGGTATGGCTTTTATTTCCATGGGCTATTTGTTGGGAGATTATATTATTTCATTAGGCGTATTTGCTAGCGCGCCTTTGGTGATTATGTTTATCGGTTTTCTTTTTTTCCCTTTGTCAGTAGGACCAGTCAGAAGTTACTTGACAGAAAATAAAATTGTTGATGATCGAAAAAAAAGAATTATGAATGTTCTAAATCTTTATCAAATGGATTATGATGCTGTTGTTGAAATTGAAAAGCAGAATCATGATTTTCTAGGTGTGAATGTTCAGATCAAATTGTTGAAAAATAATAAAGTGTATCAAGAGTACTCAAATCAATTTGAGTATAATAATAGTGAAAAAATGATCCGTAGAGATGTATTAGGTGGCTTTGTAGATCAAATATAATATAGCCAATGACTACTATTTAAGTTTTAAATCAACAGAGGTGAATTAACTATTTAATTATAGTGGTATTGAGATCGTGGTTAACGAAAAATAAAAGGTTCATACTTAGGCGCTAGATGGGAAATGCAATGTTTGAAATAAATGACGGGAAAGTTAGATTTGAGGAAGATCAGGTGCATATTGAAAACAATGAACGAAAAAAAATAATTTATTCTGTTATTCATTTTATGTTAAGAGTTTTATTCACATGGGTCAACTTTTATATTTTAGAGTTATATTCAATTAAGACTTTAGGATTGATTTTATTTTTTGCTTGTTTAAATTTAGTTGCTTTTGTATTCAGCATTTATAGAACTTCTTTTAATCGAGACTCTTGAAAGAAGAGATTTTATCCTTAGATATTGAAAAAAGTTACTGTGGCATCTTTACTCTTTATATAAAGTTGAAAAATAAAAAGTGTTGTAACGTTGACATAAAAACGGAGTCGATTGAAGAGTTTAAAAAGTTTCTTAATGAGAACTACAAGCTAACATGAAAAATGAAACTCATGAAATGCTAAAGGCGCTGTTGACAGATCCAAAAGTTGAGGAAGTCGATCATCTAAAGATATTATCCGACTTTTATTTTGAGTATAGGTCAGATAACATTGTTTTGAAACCGTTGATAAATTTTTATTTAAATGGAATGGATGATTTGCCAATTCTTTCGGACAAAGCATTTTGGAGTGAGAAAAAGTTTCATGAACAAAGAGAAGTCTTTTACAGAAATTATGATACGATGAGAGTTATTGTTGAGAAAATTTTGCTTACGTCTAAATAATTCAAACTATGAATCCCTACTTTATAAAAGTAAAATTGAATGGAGAGTCTTTAATTTTTAATTGGATATCAGATGATAATGATTATGTTGAGAATGAAAATGGCGTTTTCCTAAATTACCAAAAGGTAGCTTTTGAAGAAGTCTATGATTTTGACAACGTTTTAAAAGATTTAAAACAAAAAAGGGTAAATTGCCCAAATACTTTGAATTGTGTAAACTTAATGACTGATATGGGCCTTGATACTAAAAATCTCATTAAGGATAATACTTACAAAAAATTATTTTGGGGCTGTAATATTAAGGCCGTAACGCCAAAAGATGCGATTTATGAACCAATTTGGAATAAAAGTGAGTTTCAAGAGTTGATAGATTGCATTGAAAAGCTTAAATCTATCGAAACAAAAAAGATTAATTGAGCATTATTTTTTACTTTTTGAAACAAAGCTTGTTTTAGTTAATTCAAGGTTAAACTATTAAATTTTTTAGGGGAATAGTCTTGTTGTTTTTAACTTCATATGCAGATATGAAAAAAAAGACGACAACACTTATTTTGCTGGCAGGAACTATTTTGCTTGCCTTATCTTTTATCCAAGCTTATTTGCTTTACAATAGTTATCAATTGGAGAAGAGAATCTTTGAAAAAGAGTCTCATAATATATTGTCTCCATTATACGATATGCCCAAACTCGATAGCTTGCACGATGAGTTTAGAGATACAGTTAGATGCGAGTTGGTCCAGTTAAAAAATGGGAAGCGAACGATTGAAGTCTTGCAAGAAAGAGTAATTAAAATCGCGAAACATTTCGATACTCGTACAGACTTGATTATCAATGAGTATTTGGATAACAATGATTTCGATTATTCTTTGGAGTTGTCGAGGACCTTGGAAGGTATAGTAGTCTTTGATAATGATGAAATTGATTCTGTTTTTACTAGCGATGTGGAAAACCCTTTGATAGTGTACGGTAGTATGAAGGCTGTCGAGAATGGGACCGTGATCAATTCAACGAAGACGTCTACGAGCGGTGATGATATACACTTTGAGCTAACATATAAAGATTATAAGTGGATAAATGATCAAAACAGCATTGTGTTCAGAAGATTGTCGGGCATGTTGGTTATTACGGCTTTGATTTATCTATTCGTGATTGGACTGGCTGTTTATGCTATACGGGCTTTGATCGAAGAGAAGCGTGTGGTGAAGACGAAGACAGACTTTATTAACAATATTACTCATGAATTGAAAACGCCTCTAGCTACCTTGGGAGTAGCGAGCAAGAGCTTGAAAAATCCAAAACTTTTGGAAAACTCTCAAATGCTGGAGAACACTTTGGGAATCATGGATAGGCAAAATGAAAGATTGCAACGTTTGTTTGATCAAGTGATGCATAATGATTTTTCTGATTTACACTTGTCTAGAAAAACGAGTTTGAACGAAACATTCTTGAGAGAATTGATTGGAGATTTTAAGTTGGGAGCTGAGGATAAAATTGAGCGATTGGAATTGCAAGTCACCTTGGATAATACAGGATTTAATATTGACCGTTTTCATTTTTCCACTGCATTGCTTAATATACTGGAAAATGCAGTCAAATACTCAGATAAGAAAGCTGAAATAGATATTTTGGCGATGTCTACGGAGCGGGAAATATTGATAAGCGTCGCTGATAGAGGAAAGGGAATTAGCAAGGCAGATGCGAATCATATTTTTGATAAATATTTTAGAGCATCACAAGCCAATAGGCATGATGTGAAAGGTCTTGGCTTGGGTCTTTTTTATACAAGGCATATTATAGAAGCTCATGGGGGCTCAATACGAGTGGAAAGCAAACTTCATGAGGGAACAAAATTTTTGATAAAACTACCGATAGAAATATGAAAAGCATATTATTAGTAGAGGATGATCAGGATCTCGGAATGATCCTGCAACAATATATGAGTATAAATGACCTGGAAGTTACCTGGGTTATGAATGGCAGGGAAGCTTTGGAAATATTGGATCAAGGAACAGTTTTCGATCTTGCGGTATTGGATGTGATGATGCCCGAAATGGATGGATTTACATTAGCGGAAAAAGTTAGAGAGCGTTTTGCTTCGATGCCGTTTATTTTTTTGACAGCCAGAAAGATGAAGGAAGACATGATCAAAGGTTTACAATTAGGAGCTGATGACTATATTGTCAAACCCTTTGACGCTGATGTTTTGGTATTGAAGATAAATAATTTGTTGCATAGGTTTGATTCCATGATTCCTCAGGCTGTTAGTCATGATAAAATACAGATAGGCAAATACATTTTTGATACGAAGAATTTGCTGTTGAACTTTCAGGATGAGCAAAGGAATTTGTCGGAGCGCGAGGCTAAATTGATAAGTTTATTTGTCGCGAACAAGAACCAACTTGTCAAGCGGGAAACATTGCTTAATCATGTTTGGGGAGATGATGACTTTTTTTCAGGAAGAAGCATGGATGTGTTTGTCACTCGATTGAGAAAGTACTTTAAGAATGATGAGGCGATTAAGATCAAAAGCACTAGGGGAGTTGGTTTGACATTTTTTATAGATTCATAAAGGTTGGAAATGGATGCTTGAGTTTAGGTTTGTGTGCTTTATCATCGAACAAAAGTTAAACAAGGGTTAAAGCATTTTAATTATTGCAAGAAATAATTCATTGTTTTTACTTTTGGATATGTATTAAACAAACGAATTTGACAATGAAGAATATTAATTTAGTGTTGATCTTGGCTATCGCTAGTATTTCAATCTCTTGTGCTCAGACAAGCAAAACTCGTTCGCTTTCTTATAGTCGTAATAAAACTAAAACATCGATTTCTTCGACGAAAATTACGCAAACGGAAAATGATCAAATTTATATATTTGAATCTGATTTTTGTGCTGATAAAAATGAAAAAGTGATAGCTCTTTTGAATTCAAATTTTCCAAATGCAAAATGGGGAATTCATAGTACGACAACTTTGGAGAAAAGTGAGGGAGATTCATATAGTTATAGAGTATCTTATGAAAGCAAATGGTTGAAAATTAGAATAGATAAAAATGTTGCAAGTGAAGAAGAGCTAATTAAAATAAAGGAGTTTGCAGAAAGTATTAAGAGTTTGGTGAATAGTTGATTTTAAAAAGGAAATGTTTTGAGATGACATGACTGTATTAATTTAAGGTATTTGCATATAAATTATCTATTATTGAGAGTAGTATGTGTATTTATACTTTGTTAATTAAAAAAATAAATAATTATTTCAACTTATTGGTGATTGTCGGTGTCATTAATATGGACGATTTAATTATAATAACATGAACAAAACACTTAAAATTTTATTAACCTTTTTTTCAATGCAGTTTTTTCTGACTGCTTGTCCTCCTGTTGAAGAGTCTATTTATTACTATGAATATAGCTCTATTGAGTTGAAATCATATCATATTGATAATGATTCAATAGCCTTGGAGAATGTTGCTAACCAAAAAGCTTTAATGCTAGACTTTAAATTTAATTTAAAAGAATCTTTGGCAGATACATATTCAAATAAATCATTTATTAATAATTTCCTTTTTCAATCAGCTTTAGCTTGGTCCCGTCGCGAAAGTCGTCATATTATAACTGATCCTATTGAAAGGATCGATATTATTGCTATAGCTGAAGATGGTAGTTCTAAAGCATTAAATGATTATTTAAGTGTCTTATATAAGCAAGAATCCATAGAACTTGATAAGTGGTTGGAAATGCTTAATTATCAAGTGGCAGAAGAGTATTTTAGGAGAAATGATTTAGGTTATTTAGTTTTGTTGTTTGATGATACAGATATAAAACGAATAAAAGTTAATGTAGTCTTAGAGTCCGGTAAATTATTGACCGATTCTATTGATGCAGATATAATCTAAAGGATTTTCTTTTGCAATAAGTGAATTTAAATAATTTTAACAAGAATGTTTTAACATAGATTTAATTTAAATCTGTGTTAAAACTTCCAATATTTCACTCGGTTCAGCTCTTTCTCTATAATCCTCGGGAACAAAAGCATATCTGATGACTCCTTCTTGATCTATAACAAATGTTGCTGGCATAGGAAGCGTATGGCTATTGTCTCCATTGCTTCTTTCTAGGTTAATGCCAAATGTGCTGTATGCCTCAATCAGCTCATCGGGCAATTTGAAAACCAAACCGTATTCTTTGGAAATTTTATTGCCTAGGTCGCTAAGGATTTCAAATTTAAGTTGATGCTTTTCTATTAATGTCAAGCTGTTGTCTGGTAGCTCGGGGCTAATTGCGATTAAGGTGGCTCCGTTTTTTTTAATCTCAGGCAATGCTTCTTGTAAAGCTTTTAATTCAAGGTTGCAATACGGACACCATGAACCTCTATAAAAGCTAAGAACAACCGGGCCCTTTTTAAGCTCCTCCAAAAGTGATACTTTATTTCCATATAAATTGTTGAGTATGATGGCTCGAGCTGTATCACCAACTTTCAACGCATTTTTGGCAATATGAGCAGTTTTTAATTCATCGGTAGCTTTTTGCATGGTCTTGAGAGCTTCCGCTGAAATTCTTTCACCGCTTTTATTTTTTACTTCTGTGAGTTGTTCTTTTAATGTTTGCATTTGAATGAGTTTGTTTAAACCTTAGTCGTGCTTGTTCAATTAAACTTGCATAAAGGGGATAGGTTTGTAAAAGCTTCTTGAAAGGAATCATTTTGAATTTAAATGATTTTACATATATTTTAATTTGAATTGTAATAATTTATTTCCTTAATGTTTTAATATATATGAAAAATGTATGGTTTACTGTTCGTTTGATGCAATTGAGTGCGATTTTTTTATTCTATGGATGCAATGTAAATAGCGAGTTGAAAAGATTGGAGGCTGGCTATGACAATAAAATAAATTTAATTCAAGAGATGGATAGGTTTGAGGCTAAGCTAATAACATTAGGAGAGTTGGACCCAAATTTTGATTATAAGGAGAACTTTTTTCGATCATATTCTATGATTGAAATCTCTCATGATTCTATAATGTTTGATAATTACTTGCCTCGTGGAGAGTATTTAAAATGCTTGGAAAATATAGATGTCAATAAAATGAATAGTAAAGCGTATAAATACTATTATCTAACAGGCCTTTATTTGAAAATTCAAAGTAGACTATTAGCTTCTATAAATGTAAAGATTGATGAGAATTCGGATATATGGATAAATGATAAATTATGCCAACTAGATTCATTTGCTATAGAGTATGAGGTAAGTAAGCAAAAATTGGTATCACAAAATATTCCTGCAGAGGATATTACGATACAAGTGCATATAGATTCGAATGTGAAGATGGGTGTAGTAAATGATATTCAGAATCTACTGAAGGATTTGAAAAAATAAGTGATGTAAAGGGAATTGTTCCTCTTGTTTGAAAGAGGAACAAACTATTATGCTAGCTTCACTTGCAATGCTCTAATCCCTTTAGGCGTTTTTTCTTTTTGAAATTTGACTTTATCGCCTTGTTTGATGCGGTCCACGCATTCATTAATGTGCACAAAAACAGAATCTCTTTGGTCTTTCTCTCTTATGAAGCCAAAGCCTTTGGAGCTTTCGAATTTATCAACAATGCCGATGAACAGTTCGTCATCTTCTTCCATTGCTTCTCTTTTTGGAACTCCTAGCTCAATGCTTTCTGCTTTAATTTCTTTTTTCTGTGTAAGATCCGGAGGTGTAGAAGTTAAGTTGCCATTTTCATCCACATATACGATCATGTCGTCAAAGGATTTCTTTTGCTTGGCTTCTTTGCGTTCTTGCTTCTTTTCCAGCTTTTCTTTGCGTTTTTTTTCTTTTTTGTTTCTTACTTCTTTTTTACTAAATGTTTCTCGGGATCTACTCATTCAAGTTGTTTTTATTGATAAATTGGTTTAGGTGACTGCTAGTTATATTTAGAAAATAGATTCTTCTTAACTTAAGCCAAGCTATATGAATTTGTTATTAACTTCTTGGTTTTGATTCGTTGACAACCATATTTCTGTTTTCAAGAGTCGCTCCATTCAGGCTTTCAACAGCTTCCGAAGCTTCTTTATTATCAGGCATAGTCACAAATCCGAAACCTTTGCTTCTGCCTGTTTCACGGTCAGTTATGATTTTAGTTTCGTCTACTGTGCCATATTCCTCAAAAACTTCTCTCAAATCATTCTCATCGATTTTGTAATTGAGATTGCCTACGTAAATATTCATAATATTGAATTTATATAAATGAACAGGTTTGCAAATAATAGCGAAGACAGAATGATAATACGGATTAATACCTTACCATCATCGATGCTTTTTGCAAGCCGCTTGTTAATTACTTTTTCGAATCTAGAGAAAAAACAGGCAGCTGTTAATATGGTGAGATATAAATAGATGTAGTAAGTTTCTATAGATAGGAATACAAAGGTAGTTTATTTTTTTATAATGAGCTGTATTAGAGTTTATTTATTTCTAAAATGAATTGCGGAGAATCTTGGTACATTATTTCCTATTTCATTAAAAAATTAGAATAATCATGAAAATATTTGATATAAATTTTGTTTGAGAGGAATGGTATGAAAAAAGAGGTAGCGAATAAGCTACCTCTTTTATGCATTATGAGATTATTGGATAATAATCTTTTGGCTTCTTGATATGCCCTTCTTGTCAGTAATATGGATTAGATATAGCCCTGAAGGAATATGAGATATATTTACTGTATTTTCTTCAATACTTTGTCTAAGCACTATTATGCCTGTTAATTCGCTGATGATTATTTCCCTGATTTCAACTCCCTCGAATTTCAAGAAATCTTCAGCAGGATTAGGGTAAATATTAACGGTTTGCTCATCGCTTTCTACACCAGAGATGAATTGTTCGGACTTAAGTTTATTAGATGATATAGATTCTATGGGGTTGCATGAGCTTATAGAATAAATTACATCGGCATCTTCAATCCAAGCTTTGTTGCCTCCATTTATTGGTAGGTTTTGATTGGCAAGATCAGCAGTGTTTTGATCGTTTACTTGGATGCAAGCAAAGTTGTTCTGAGCACCATTGAAGTTTCTGAGAGCAGTGTTATTGCTAAGATCTAAGC includes the following:
- a CDS encoding DUF4348 domain-containing protein yields the protein MKRVVVFLLSGLCLAGCGNDQWKEKYQRSKANMDRLQESFETLKIEKSKLESELHEVNFKIAQQHENTNYSNENFLSFIIRFSEDKDFQKQRIKFPIKITESYLGMNDTIYSVGVEQWNSDKYKFHPEGFNIYDNEELSLKNTNFRVLRWHGIESCGDLCFYFKGFEGKWHLYKVIDRG
- a CDS encoding HAMP domain-containing sensor histidine kinase, translating into MKKKTTTLILLAGTILLALSFIQAYLLYNSYQLEKRIFEKESHNILSPLYDMPKLDSLHDEFRDTVRCELVQLKNGKRTIEVLQERVIKIAKHFDTRTDLIINEYLDNNDFDYSLELSRTLEGIVVFDNDEIDSVFTSDVENPLIVYGSMKAVENGTVINSTKTSTSGDDIHFELTYKDYKWINDQNSIVFRRLSGMLVITALIYLFVIGLAVYAIRALIEEKRVVKTKTDFINNITHELKTPLATLGVASKSLKNPKLLENSQMLENTLGIMDRQNERLQRLFDQVMHNDFSDLHLSRKTSLNETFLRELIGDFKLGAEDKIERLELQVTLDNTGFNIDRFHFSTALLNILENAVKYSDKKAEIDILAMSTEREILISVADRGKGISKADANHIFDKYFRASQANRHDVKGLGLGLFYTRHIIEAHGGSIRVESKLHEGTKFLIKLPIEI
- a CDS encoding response regulator transcription factor, which translates into the protein MKSILLVEDDQDLGMILQQYMSINDLEVTWVMNGREALEILDQGTVFDLAVLDVMMPEMDGFTLAEKVRERFASMPFIFLTARKMKEDMIKGLQLGADDYIVKPFDADVLVLKINNLLHRFDSMIPQAVSHDKIQIGKYIFDTKNLLLNFQDEQRNLSEREAKLISLFVANKNQLVKRETLLNHVWGDDDFFSGRSMDVFVTRLRKYFKNDEAIKIKSTRGVGLTFFIDS
- a CDS encoding peroxiredoxin-like family protein, encoding MQTLKEQLTEVKNKSGERISAEALKTMQKATDELKTAHIAKNALKVGDTARAIILNNLYGNKVSLLEELKKGPVVLSFYRGSWCPYCNLELKALQEALPEIKKNGATLIAISPELPDNSLTLIEKHQLKFEILSDLGNKISKEYGLVFKLPDELIEAYSTFGINLERSNGDNSHTLPMPATFVIDQEGVIRYAFVPEDYRERAEPSEILEVLTQI
- a CDS encoding cold shock domain-containing protein, producing the protein MSRSRETFSKKEVRNKKEKKRKEKLEKKQERKEAKQKKSFDDMIVYVDENGNLTSTPPDLTQKKEIKAESIELGVPKREAMEEDDELFIGIVDKFESSKGFGFIREKDQRDSVFVHINECVDRIKQGDKVKFQKEKTPKGIRALQVKLA
- a CDS encoding RNA-binding protein; this encodes MNIYVGNLNYKIDENDLREVFEEYGTVDETKIITDRETGRSKGFGFVTMPDNKEASEAVESLNGATLENRNMVVNESKPRS